CCGGAAAGGCTCTGCTCTCTCACGATGACGTGGACAATGTCATCCTCACCGGCGCCTCCGACACCGGCGCGCTCTTCCGTTCTTGGAAGCCGAAGATGAACATTATGGCGGAGACTTCCGGCAAGAACGCTCTCATCATTACCCCAGCCGCGGACCCGGATCTGGCCATCGATGACCTCTACAACTCCGCCTTTGGCCACTCCGGCCAGAAGTGTTCGGCGGCCTCCCTGGTTATCTTCGTCGGCGCGGCCGGCAAGTCCGAGCGCCTGCGCACCCAGCTGCTGGACGCGGTCAAGACCCTTAAGCCGGGCCCGGGCTTCGATATCACTACCACCATGAACGGCCTGGCGGAAGCGCCGAGCGAGAAGCTCCTGCGCGGTTTGACCCAGCTCGAGCCGGGCGAGAAGTGGCTGCTCAAGCCGGAAAAGCTCAACCAGGAAGGCACCCTGTGGTCCCCGGGCATCCGCGATAATGTGCAGCCGGGCTCTTGGTACCACAAGAACGAGTGCTTCGGCCCCGTCCTGGGCATCATGTACGCCGATACCTTGGAAGAGGCCATTTCCTGGCAGAACGACACCGGCTATGGCCTGACCGGCGGCATTCACTCGCTTGACGACGCCGAGATTGAGTACTGGATCGACAACGTTGAGGTGGGCAATGCCTACGTCAACCGCGGCATCACCGGTGCGATTGTCCAGCGCCAGTCCTTCGGCGGTTGGAAGAAGTCCGTCATGGGACCAGGCGCCAAGGCTGGCGGTCCGAACTACGTGGCGCAGATGGGTGAGTGGGCCGATGGCGAGCTCAAGCCACGCAATGTGGACATTGCCCCAGCTAGCCTCGCCGCGCTGCACCGCCTGCGCGATAACCTTTCCGGCAAGCTCACCGAGGAGGACATCACCTGGCTGTGGCGCGCCGCTGAACTGGACCAGGTGGCGTGGCAGGAAGAGTTTGGCCGCAACCACGACCGCACCGGTTTGGTCTCTGAGGCTAATATCTTCCGCTACCGCCCTCTTCTGACCAAGCTGCGCGTGCGCGTGGGCGAAGGCTATGAGCTGCGCGAGGTTGCTCGCCAGGTGCTGGCCGCCGCAATTACCGGCACCGCCACGGAAATCTCCGCCACCCCGGAGGTTGCCACCCAGCTGCAGGACCTAGGCTTCGACGTCAAGGCCATCACCGACGAGGCTTTTGCCACCGACGTGGCCAATGACGCCTCCTCCCGCGTGCGTGCTCTGGGCACCGTGCCGGATTCCATCTACGAGGCCGCGGTGCGCTCCAACTCCGTGGTGCTGGACCAGCCCGTGCTTGCCGACGGCCGCCGTGAGCTCATGCCTTACCTCCTTGAGCAGGCAGTTTCGGTTACCATGCACCGCTTCGGCATTATCCGCAACGTAGGTAACCTGCGCGACGAGTAATTCCCGGCCGCGTCAGCGGACGCGTTAAAGGCACTGAAGGGAGGTAGCGCCCCGCCCGTGGGCCGCTACCTCCTTTTTCGTATATGCGCTGCGAGTTTTATGTGGCATAGTGGTAGACAATGTCTACGTCACATAATTCGTCTTCCCGCGACGAGGCCAAGCGCCCGTCTACGCAGGAAAAAGGCAACGCAACCCAGATCCAAAAGCCAGGCGAGGAAGATTCTCATACCCTCGTCGCTTATGATGACGCGCACCTTGGTGCAGAGGCTGCCAGCGAGCACCCTGCCGAGCGCGACGATAAATCCGCCGTCCTGGCCAAGGACTTCCGCACTATGGCCAAGGTCTCGGTAGTCTTCATCCTCATCGTCGCCGGCCTAGCGCTGGCCGGCTACCTGCTCAAATTCATTTGGGTAGGCCTGCTGCCGGTCTTGCTCGCCATCCTCGTCTCCACGGTGCTCTACCCCATCAGCGCGTGGCTGCGCAGTAAGGGATTCCCGCGCTCGCTCGCGGCAGTGAGCACCTTGCTCGGCCTCATCATTATCTTCTGCGGCGTCTTTGCCGCCATGGCCCCCGTAGTCACCAGCCAAAGCCAAACGCTCATTGACCAGGCCGAGGATGGCATTAACCAGCTGACGGAGATGGTGGAAAAGTCCCCCATCGATATCCAAAGTGACCAGCTACAATCCGTGCTGCAAGACGTGGTCAAGTTTGCCAAGGGCCAAGCCTCGACCATCGCCACCGGCGTTATCTCTGGTTTCTCGATGGCCAGCTCCATCGTCGTGGCCGCGCTGATCATGCTCTTTGTCACCTTCTTCATCATTAAAGACGGCGACAAGTTCCTGCCGTGGCTGCGCAAGTACACCGGCAATTCCACCGGCTGGCACATCACCGAGTTGGGGGCGCGCATCTGGAAGACCCTGTCCGGCTTTATCCAGGCGCAGGCCGCCGTGGCCATGGTGGACGCAGTCCTCATCGGCCTTGGCCTGTGGGTGCTGCAAGTTCCGCTCGCGCTCGTCATCGCCGTGGTGACGTTCTTCGCCAGCTTCATCCCGATCATCGGTGCGGTCACCGCTGGCGCCCTCGCCATCATCATCGCGCTGGTTTCCAATGGCCTGACCAACGCGCTGCTGGCGCTCGCACTTATCATCATCGTCCAGCAGGTGGAAGGCAATGTCCTCCAGCCGATGCTGCAGTCCAAGGCCATGGGCCTGCACGCGGCCGTTGTCCTACTCTCCGTCACCGTCGGCTCCACCCTGGCCGGCATTGTCGGCGCCTTCCTCGCCGTCCCCGTGGCCGCAACCATCGCTGTTGTGGTGCGCTACCACGCCGAGATGGCCGCACTGCGCTCCGGCGAAGTCGAGCCCTCCGATATAGACATCATCACCGGCTCCAAGGACGATCCTGAAGACTTCAGCGACTTCACCTACGAACACGACGAGACCCCACGCGACAAGGTAGAGCAGCTCTACCAGTCCATGAGTCCGCTGAGCTAAGACTCAGCCACCACTAGCAGCGCGCCGGTCCTCCCCCGGCGCGCTTTTAGTTTTTAGCGGAGAAAGCCTAGGTCCGTAGCCGCCGAGGCGAGCTGGCGCGCACCGCGGTCAAGGACGTTGGCCCAGGTGCCCTTGGATTCCTCATTGGCGGAATCGGACACCTGCTTAAGCAGGGTGCAGGGCACATCGAAGCGCTGGCATACTGCGGCGATGGAATAGCCTTCCATGTCGCACAGCTGCGATTTTTTGGCCAGCTCGGTGCGCAGGGCGGTATCGGAGACAAACATGTCGCCCGTGGCCAGTCCGCGCACCGGCAGGCGGCCGGAGGTCTCGAGCTCGATGACCTCTGGCAGCAGGTAGCGGTTGATATCGGTAAGCACTTCTAGCTTGAAGTCATGCTTGGTGACCTTATTGACTTCGAAGACGCCAGCCATGCCGTCAACAAGCGCGCCGGCCGTGCCAATATTGACCACGCGATCGGGAAGGGCGCCGTTAGCGCGGGCGTCGGCAAGAGCTTCCGTGAGCGCAATGGCCGCCGGAACCGTACCGATTCCGGTGATGAGCAGGGGTTCGCCTTCCGGAATGTGGGCGGCTTCCGCATCCACGGCGGCGACGAAAAGGGTGCGTCCGTTGAGATTCTCCATGCCTGCGAGAATACCTGCCCGCCCTAGTCAAAGTTCAATGTGCGGTTCTTCTGGCGCAGGCGAATCGTAATATTTTTCTGGCCGGCGCCGAGGGCAATGATTTTCCCGCTCAGCACCCGGGCGACGGCCAGGTCTTCCTCCGTCGGTGCTTCGGCCGCGACCCGCACCGTAGGCAGCCATGCATCGTGCGGGTCTGGCGCGCCGAGGTGAATGAGCCGTTCGCGCTCCACGTCGATCCAATAGCCCTCCGTGGCCATGAAGCGGTCGTGGCTTCCCTCGAAGGAATCGCGGCGCCACCCACCCTCGGCCACGCGGAAAACAAAGGGGCAATAGCCAAAGCGCGAAGGCACGATATAGCGTGTCTGGGGGCTAACGCGCCAATGGCCGCGCGCGGAACTCCAGACTTGGCGGTAGGTATCGGCCAGGCTCATGCCCAACCGCAGGCGCTGCTGCCTGTCTTCGTCCAACCCAGCACCATCTACCTGGGTGTTTAGCTCCCCGAGCCGCGTGGCATCGGCCACGTACATGCCCAACCACGCTTCCTCCGGAGTAGTGTACGGGCCGGTGATATCACGGTGGAAGGAATCCGGCACGGCCCGTTCTGCGTCCTGGGGCAGGCGCTGGCGGGCGGCAAAGGCCCACAGGCGCGGATGCCCCATGCGGTATAGCATCACCGTCGCCCGCGGCAGGCGGTCGTGCACCTGCTGGCGCGTCAGATAATCCCCCGCGCTGATGCGCCGCAGCAGCTGCTTAGCGACGTCCCCCTCTACCTGCTGCTCCACACCCGGCGCGACTTCCATCTCCGGCAGCTGACTAAGCAGCATCAAATCGATGATGTCGCCCAAATCAAAGACCTTGCTCAATTCCGTCTGCGCCTCTGGGCCAAAAGCCTCGATGGCGTGATATCCCAGCGCACCGCCCAAGCGGCGGATGAGATCCGGGGACACGCTCACTCGGTTGCGGGTCGCATGCAATTCCGCAGCGTTGAGATTACGGTCTAGGACCACGAGGGCTCCTTCCTCCCCCTCATCGGGGATTTAATTCTTAGTCATGCTTGGGATTAAGCCGAACATTGGTCTTTGCGTTGTAGGAGGCCGACCTTTCCCGTGCGCATTCTGAATGTTTCTTGGCAACGTGATGAGGGCGTTTTCCAGGCGGCAAAGCCACTATGGTGCCCTCCGTAGCTTATACAGATCCGTGAAGCAATGTTCCCCTTAAGCCTTACGCATTACATTTTTCTCCTTTTACATCCATTGAAACTACCCCTTCAGAGCATCATTCAGAAGAATTCATGCAACCCGTGTGTTTATAGTATGACGCGGATTGATTCTCAGCTTTCCGCTCTCTTTCGCATCCGTTTTCCACTCTGCGCGCATAGGAGTCCAAACCTTGACTAATAACAACGCTTGGGGTCAACCGGAGCCCTCCTCCCCAGACCCCGGCTCCTCGGGCAGCACCCAAACCTGGGGTGCGCCCTCCCCTGCATCCCCTACGCAGGAGCCAAATCCCGAATCCACTGGCAAGGGCAAACGCCTAGCCATAATTGTGGTAGCTGTCTTGGCGGCTCTCGCCCTTGTAGGCGCCGGCGCATGGGCGCTGCTAAATGAGCACGATTCCACAAACGACCCAGGCTCCACTCTTTCAGCCCCAGCTTCTACGCCTTCAGGTTCAGCGGCCTCCGAAGAGGCTTCTTCAACCGAGTCCGAAGAAGTTGCAGAAGAGAAATCAAAGAGTGAGGACAAGAACGCTGCCGCAGCGGATGCTCCTACCAAATACGAAAAGTGCAATGACTTCGCAGATAAGAAGCTCAGCTCGTTGACTAGACCAGTTAAGGAGTATTGCGATGACTCATGGCTTTTTGCCGCTGAAGACGGAACGTCACACTTCACGTTGTTCTATTGGACCGACAATGCGTGGCACAAATACAAAACGGATGGAACAGCTTGGCCTTCTGATATCGGATGCTATGACCAAGACAAGCTTGAAGAAGCAGGAGCACCGCTTCCCCTCCTTGACAAGGTCCTACTTTGCACCGATGAAGGCGACACTTCTACAGAAGCCGAAGAAGCCGAAGAAGACCCCGCAGCAGACGAGTTTGCGTGGGCCGGCGACTGGAACGGCAAATGCGATGGTCGCTATATCCTCATCGTTGAATCCGCACTGATCGATGGGCCAGAACCATATACTGAGACCTCTCGCGTCCAGGATAAATACCCCGGTTCCAAGATCCTTTACGGCGGGGCCTGCAGCTCTCTTCGCCAGACGGTAGACGGCAAATCCGTCTACGCCATTTACTATGACGCCGGCTACAGCGTAGACAAGGTCTGTTCCCTTAAGGCCCAATATGGCGGCAACGCTCGTTCGCTGAACAATGACGGAGATTTCTCCGATCCCTGTTAATCCCCCTATATCCCTCCCCTATCACCCTCCTTCCGGCATTTTCACTGCCTATTTACACCTGAAAGGAACCTCCCGTGGCTCACTACAATCTCTACAACTCCCTCTCCCTGGATCCTTCCGCTGAGTCTTCCCAGCTAGTCGCCGATGTCGAGGCCAAGCTAGCTCAGTTAAGTCCGGAAAACGCAGCAGCTCGAGACGAGCTCACCACTGCTCGTGAGATTTTCTCGGCTGAAAGTCGCCGCTCGCAATATGACAAAGAGCTGGCAGACCCGACCGGTCCAGAGGTAGATATCGCACGCATTCGCCAAATTGCAGCTTCCCCTGCTGGAACAGCTACAGACATGTCCACTCCCAAGCATGAGACCCCCTCCCCTGAAGCCAATAGCACATACACCCCTGCCCCCGGATATAACGCTGCACGCACGCCACAACACGGTTGGCCTACTCAAACCACTTCCCAGACCCCGGCTCCATCCAATAGCACCGGCTTCAACAGCTCTAAAAAGCAGTTCACTGTTGACTTCAGCAATATGTCATTCCCGGTTGAACCTGCCCGCCAACGCTGTCAGTCCATAATGTGGTGCGTGGTGTGGGGAATCCTGCTGTTGATGTGGCTCATCGCCGGTATCCGCGGGCTCTCCTTGGCCGGCACAGCCAACGATGCCACCGCAATGAGCCTGATTATGGGCTCCTCCGATCTCGAAGCAAAGACCGCAAACTTCACCGCCTCAATGATCAAGACTGTTATCGCTACCCCACTTCTGCTTGTCCTGGCAGAGTTCATTTGGTCTATCCGCAAAACCCTCGGTCTAAAGGGCGCCAATAATGCATAGACTTCGCTTCACGGCTGGCATTGTGTTAGTGGGATTAGTCGTGACCGCCTGCACGGAAAATTCCACGGACACCACAGGCCAAGAGCCTACGATTGAGACAGCGACGACGTCCGCTACAGAAGAAAGCAGCGATGCCAAGCCGAAAGAATCGCCCACTGACTCTGCTGCGAAAGAAGAAGAGCCTACTCGGCCAGTGCCCCCGAACGTCGTGATGGATGACGAGCAGCCGAGCCCGGAAGCCGACACCGCCTCGTCGTGTGGCGCAGCTGATGCCCAAACGGCATTCTCTGAAGGAGTATCCCAAGTCGCTCCGTGGGGCACCATCGGATGGGAGCTTTTCGATTCCACCGGTTATGACCCCTGCGCATCCCTATCGTGGGAAACCCTGATGATTGAAGGAGGAACCAGTTCTTCACCCTTCCACATCATGCTGTTTAATCACGGCGAATACTTGGGCACCGCAACGGCAAAGCCCTATGGATTCGCCCCCACTATTGAGCGCGTGAGTGATTCCGAGATCGCGGTTACCTACCACTGGCCGCGCGAAGGTGAAGGCAATGCCAACCGCTCAGGCACGACCGATGCAGGCTTCCGGTGGGATGAAGGCCAGCAAAAGGTCATCATGTCTGGCGACGTACCGCCAACGGGATAAAGAGTCTCGGATTGTCATTTCGGCTTTTCTTGGCCAGCGCTGTTGCTATTGTCGGGTTTGACTCGGCTTCCTGCTAATAGTCCCGCGAAAGGAAACTCGACCATGCTGAACAGCCTCGACCGTTTCTTGCTTCAACTGCGTCCCGCAGCAGCAGTGGCTAGCGCCGGTATTCTCTGCCTTTCCTTAGCAGCCTGTGGAAGTGATTCTGCGGATCCAGAAGATTCGCCTTCTTTCTCTGCTGCAAAGGAAAGCGCTCCCGAAGCGGATCAAGCTATCTCTTCCGCCGAGGGAAATACTGAAGAAAAGCCCGCGCGAAAGACCACTACCGTAGTCGAAGCTCCTCCAGAGAAGAAGCAGGACGAGAGTGCACCTAGCCGGGGTCAAGGCAATGGTGGCTCTTCTGAGTGCAGCTCCGACAACGACGAGAGTGCCTATGAAAAGGCAATCGCTCAGGTCGAGCCATATCCAGGACTTGATAGGCCATGGAGACCTTTTGCTTCCAATTACGACCCATGCGCGTCCCTTTCGTGGATTACGGTAACGCTCGAAGGCGCGACTGCTTCCTCGCCGTATCACATCCTCCTTTTCCACAATGGCGAATACCTAGGAACGGCCACCGCCAAGGCATACGGTTTTTCGCCAAAGGTCAGCCGAGTGGATGATTCCGAGATTGCAGTTACCTACCGCTGGCCAAAGGAGGGTGAGGGCAACGCTGAAGCATCGGGGACAACACAAGCCGGCTTCCGCTGGGATGAAGGTGCGCAAAAGGTAGTCATGTCCGGCGACGTACCGCCTATGCAATAGCTCGATGTAAAACAAGCACGTTTCGCCAAAATTTCACCAGTTGGGCGGCGAAACGTGCTTGTTTTGCTCGAAGGGCGGACACCGTGCGACGGAGCGGTGCTTCGAGGGGAGCGGGGAAGCCAAGAAGTGGCCGCGCTCTAGGCTTTCGCGGGGAACCAAGAGCGGTTATCGTGGCCGTAACGTAGCCGAGAGAGATAGGAATGAGCGAGAAGACGTTTCAGCAGAAGTTCGGGGCTTTCGCGCTGGTGGCGGCGTTTGTCCTGCTGATCGTGAACTTGACCGTAGCAGGGCCTACGGTGTTCGGTATCTCCACGCCGCTGTTGCTCGGAGTCACGGGCATCATAATGATCCGCGGTGAGAGAAGCAGCAGCGGCGTACAGGATGACTAGCGCAGGCGGTGGCCTACGAAGCCGGCGGCAAGGGTGTTGCCGGAGGATTGATCGATGAGCAGGAAGTTGCCCACCGCGCCGCGGGCGGCATAGTCCTCGACGGGGAGTTCGGCCTGGGTCTGGATGGTGATGTGGGCGATGTCGTTCATGGCGACGGACTCGGGATCTTCCACATCGGAAACGCCATCAAGATCCAGGGTGCGGGTGACGGCGGCGACGCGGGCCTTAACCAGGGAAGAGCCGTAGCGCAGCTTGAGCATCTGGCCGGGCTTAATCTCCTTTTCGGTCAGGCCCACAACGGTGGCGTCGAATTCGCGGGTGGACGCGGGGCGCTGGGGGCCGGCGAGGAGATCGCCGCGGGCGAGATCGACGTCGTCGGCAAGTAGGAGCGTCACGGAGTCGCCGGTAGCAGCGGAGTCGGCCGGACCGTCAGCAGTGTCAATCTGGGTAATGGTGCTGGTACGGCCTTCAGGGAGGCGGACCTCGTCGCCCACGGAGATGGAACCCGCCTTCACGCGGCCGGCGTAGCCGCGGTAATCGGAGGCGTGCTCGCGGATGACGTACTGGATGGGGAAACGGAAGTCCAGCTCATCGGCGCGGCCGGTGGCCACGGGGACGGTCTCGAGAACCTCGAGGACGGTCGGGCCGGTGTACCACTCCATGGTGGTGGAGCGCTCGACCACGTTATCGCCCTTGAGCGCGGAAATCGGCACCACGGTGGTATCGGTAATACCCAGGCGGGTGGCGATCTGGTTGAACTCGGACTCGATATCGCGGAAGACCTGCTCGTCGTAGTCCACTAGGTCGATCTTGTTCACCGCGAGGACCACGTGGCGCACGCCGAGGAGGGCGGCCACGTTGAGGTGGCGGCGGGTTTGTTCGACAACGCCATGGCGGGCGTCGATAAGAAGCACCACCACCTGAGAGGTGGACATGCCCGTGACCGTATTGCGGGTGTACTGCACGTGGCCGGGGGTATCGGCGAGGATGAAGGTGCGCTTATCCGTGGCGAAGTAGCGGTAGGCCACGTCGATGGTAATGCCCTGCTCGCGCTCGGCACGCAGGCCGTCAACAAGCAGGGAAAGGTCCATGCCGTCAAAGCCGCGGTCAGTGGAGGTGCGCTCCATGGACTCGACCTGGTCCGCGAGCACGGACTTGGTGTCATAGAGCAGGCGGCCGACGAAGGTGGACTTGCCGTCATCAACGGAGCCGGCGGTGCACAGGCGCAGGGTATCGCGCTGCTTGAGGGCGCCGACATTCGGCGTGAGGGTCGTGGTCATCAGAAGTAGCCTTCCTTCTTGCGGTCCTCCATGGCGGACTCGGAAAGTTTGTCATCGGCGCGGGTGGCGCCGCGCTCGGAAAGGGTGGAAATGGAGATCTCCGCGAGCACCTCGTCCGGGGTCGAAGCGGTAGATTCCACGGCGCCGGTGCAGGACATATCGCCCACGGTGCGGTAGCGCACGGTGCGGGTTTCCAGCTCCTCGCCCTCGGCCGGGCCGCCCCATTCGCCAGGTGCTAGCCACATGCCATTGCGCTTGAATACCTCGCGCTTATGCGAGTAGTAGATGGAGGGCAGCTCCAGTTCGCGGGCGCCGATGTATTCCCAAATATCGGATTCGGTCCAGTTGGAGATGGGGAAGACGCGGACGTTTTCGCCGGCCATCTTGCCGCCGTTGTACAGGTCCCACAGCTCGGGGCGCTGGCGGCGGGGATCCCAGCCGCCGAAGGAATCGCGGATGGAGAAGATGCGTTCCTTGGCGCGGGCGCGCTCCTCGTCGCGGCGGGCGCCACCGCACACGGCGTCATATTCGCGCTCGGCGATGGTCTCTACCAGCGGCACGGATTGCAGCGGGTTGCGGGTGCCATCGGGGCGCTCTTGCAGGTCGCCGCGGTCGATCCAGTCCTGGACGCGGGCGACGTGGAGGCGAGCGCTGGATTCTTCCACGAGGCGGTCGCGGAAATCGATGACCTCAGGGAAGTTGTGGCCGGTATCGACGTGGAGCAGCTCAAACGGCACCGTGGCCGGGGCGAAGGCGCGGCGGGCTAGCTCGAAGACAACGACGGAGTCCTTGCCGCCGGAAAATAGGATGCCTACCTTGTCGAACTGCCCGGCCACCTCGCGCAGGATGTGGATGGACTCGTTTTCTAGGTCTTTTAAGTGTGGAGAAAGTGTGCTCATTATTCGTGTAACCCGCATTCTGTCTTGCCGTCTGCAAATACGCGCCCGGACCGGGCATCGTCGCCTTCACCAACCGGGAAGGTCAGCGGTGCGCAGCCGATGGAGCGGTACCCCTGCAGGGTGAGTGGGTGGATGATGAGGTCGTTGTCCTCGATATAGCGGTCCGTATCGTCGAGATCCCAGGTAATGATGGGCGAGATCTTCAATCGGCCGGTGCGGTCGAGGCTCAGCGCCGGGGCGGTGGCGCGGTGCTCGGAATCGGCGCGGCGCAAGCCGGTAACCCAGCCGGCATAAGGGTCCATGGCCATGTTCAGCGGCTCGACCTTGCGCATGCGGTTATAGGCCGCGGTATCGCGG
This genomic stretch from Corynebacterium tuberculostearicum harbors:
- a CDS encoding LppP/LprE family lipoprotein — protein: MHRLRFTAGIVLVGLVVTACTENSTDTTGQEPTIETATTSATEESSDAKPKESPTDSAAKEEEPTRPVPPNVVMDDEQPSPEADTASSCGAADAQTAFSEGVSQVAPWGTIGWELFDSTGYDPCASLSWETLMIEGGTSSSPFHIMLFNHGEYLGTATAKPYGFAPTIERVSDSEIAVTYHWPREGEGNANRSGTTDAGFRWDEGQQKVIMSGDVPPTG
- a CDS encoding LppP/LprE family lipoprotein, with the protein product MLNSLDRFLLQLRPAAAVASAGILCLSLAACGSDSADPEDSPSFSAAKESAPEADQAISSAEGNTEEKPARKTTTVVEAPPEKKQDESAPSRGQGNGGSSECSSDNDESAYEKAIAQVEPYPGLDRPWRPFASNYDPCASLSWITVTLEGATASSPYHILLFHNGEYLGTATAKAYGFSPKVSRVDDSEIAVTYRWPKEGEGNAEASGTTQAGFRWDEGAQKVVMSGDVPPMQ
- the cysD gene encoding sulfate adenylyltransferase subunit CysD codes for the protein MSTLSPHLKDLENESIHILREVAGQFDKVGILFSGGKDSVVVFELARRAFAPATVPFELLHVDTGHNFPEVIDFRDRLVEESSARLHVARVQDWIDRGDLQERPDGTRNPLQSVPLVETIAEREYDAVCGGARRDEERARAKERIFSIRDSFGGWDPRRQRPELWDLYNGGKMAGENVRVFPISNWTESDIWEYIGARELELPSIYYSHKREVFKRNGMWLAPGEWGGPAEGEELETRTVRYRTVGDMSCTGAVESTASTPDEVLAEISISTLSERGATRADDKLSESAMEDRKKEGYF
- a CDS encoding nucleosidase; amino-acid sequence: MENLNGRTLFVAAVDAEAAHIPEGEPLLITGIGTVPAAIALTEALADARANGALPDRVVNIGTAGALVDGMAGVFEVNKVTKHDFKLEVLTDINRYLLPEVIELETSGRLPVRGLATGDMFVSDTALRTELAKKSQLCDMEGYSIAAVCQRFDVPCTLLKQVSDSANEESKGTWANVLDRGARQLASAATDLGFLR
- a CDS encoding AI-2E family transporter, with the translated sequence MSTSHNSSSRDEAKRPSTQEKGNATQIQKPGEEDSHTLVAYDDAHLGAEAASEHPAERDDKSAVLAKDFRTMAKVSVVFILIVAGLALAGYLLKFIWVGLLPVLLAILVSTVLYPISAWLRSKGFPRSLAAVSTLLGLIIIFCGVFAAMAPVVTSQSQTLIDQAEDGINQLTEMVEKSPIDIQSDQLQSVLQDVVKFAKGQASTIATGVISGFSMASSIVVAALIMLFVTFFIIKDGDKFLPWLRKYTGNSTGWHITELGARIWKTLSGFIQAQAAVAMVDAVLIGLGLWVLQVPLALVIAVVTFFASFIPIIGAVTAGALAIIIALVSNGLTNALLALALIIIVQQVEGNVLQPMLQSKAMGLHAAVVLLSVTVGSTLAGIVGAFLAVPVAATIAVVVRYHAEMAALRSGEVEPSDIDIITGSKDDPEDFSDFTYEHDETPRDKVEQLYQSMSPLS
- a CDS encoding sulfate adenylyltransferase subunit 1, yielding MTTTLTPNVGALKQRDTLRLCTAGSVDDGKSTFVGRLLYDTKSVLADQVESMERTSTDRGFDGMDLSLLVDGLRAEREQGITIDVAYRYFATDKRTFILADTPGHVQYTRNTVTGMSTSQVVVLLIDARHGVVEQTRRHLNVAALLGVRHVVLAVNKIDLVDYDEQVFRDIESEFNQIATRLGITDTTVVPISALKGDNVVERSTTMEWYTGPTVLEVLETVPVATGRADELDFRFPIQYVIREHASDYRGYAGRVKAGSISVGDEVRLPEGRTSTITQIDTADGPADSAATGDSVTLLLADDVDLARGDLLAGPQRPASTREFDATVVGLTEKEIKPGQMLKLRYGSSLVKARVAAVTRTLDLDGVSDVEDPESVAMNDIAHITIQTQAELPVEDYAARGAVGNFLLIDQSSGNTLAAGFVGHRLR